A section of the Thermodesulfobacteriota bacterium genome encodes:
- the asnB gene encoding asparagine synthase (glutamine-hydrolyzing), giving the protein MCGICGKINPQGVTREEIKAMSDILGHRGPDDEGIYIDTMTGLGHRRLSIIDLGRGHQPMTNEDGSLWIVFNGEIYNYEEIRVGLKDSHRFSTNSDTEVILHLYEEKGESCVEELRGMFAFAIWDAKERSLFLARDHLGQKPLFYAHQGGRFAFASEIKALLVAEPSLREMNCEALHQYLTLRIIAPPRTMFSSIYKLPPAHTLKFKDGQIIIKRYWDLRYEPKFRFKNENDLLDELEQKMLETIRLHMISDVPVGAFLSGGMDSSLVVAMMSRMTKQPIKTFSVGVPYENYSELPFAQMVAKKYHTDHFEETIYPSLIKVLPELIWHLDEPSDPLSACMYYISEMAHREVKVVLGGDGGDELFGGYDRYYGNRYVEYYAILPETLRRHVMSRVLRLMPDGFWYKSLSHKLKWLNQLSFLRGGLRYAQSLSYFYFTEEYRQILYGDRLHHGLDGFDPLEIIRSYFDCDNASEPLDKMLFADSMVRLPDHSVMILDRTTMAHGLEARSPFMDHKLAEFVARIPASLKVRGHTLRYIQTRLAGRYLPIELLQRKKQGFSSALPYLLANEFQKLFETFLSDSHLVHDGYLREEPIRHLLAEHLQRKVDHGNRLWLLCNAEIWYRMGIEGWTRERLKEQLVNPTGLPSEQNHVQAR; this is encoded by the coding sequence CCTGACGATGAGGGCATCTATATCGATACCATGACCGGCTTGGGGCATCGTAGACTCTCTATTATCGACCTCGGTAGAGGGCACCAGCCTATGACTAATGAAGATGGTTCCCTTTGGATTGTTTTTAATGGCGAGATCTATAACTATGAAGAAATTCGTGTAGGTCTCAAAGATTCTCATCGTTTTTCTACTAACAGCGATACCGAAGTTATACTGCATCTTTACGAAGAAAAGGGAGAAAGCTGCGTAGAAGAACTGCGCGGCATGTTCGCGTTTGCGATCTGGGATGCTAAGGAACGTTCGCTTTTTCTAGCTAGGGATCATCTTGGACAGAAGCCGCTTTTCTATGCTCATCAGGGAGGCCGATTTGCCTTTGCATCGGAAATCAAAGCGCTTCTCGTGGCTGAGCCGTCGCTAAGGGAAATGAATTGTGAAGCGCTCCATCAGTACTTGACCCTGCGGATTATAGCTCCACCGCGAACCATGTTCTCTTCTATCTATAAACTGCCTCCTGCGCATACGCTTAAATTTAAGGATGGACAAATTATAATCAAACGCTACTGGGATTTGCGTTATGAGCCCAAGTTTCGTTTCAAGAATGAAAATGACCTGCTAGATGAGCTCGAGCAGAAAATGCTGGAGACGATTCGTCTCCACATGATCAGCGACGTACCAGTAGGGGCGTTTCTCAGCGGGGGGATGGACTCAAGCCTGGTTGTAGCCATGATGAGTAGAATGACCAAGCAACCTATAAAAACCTTTTCTGTGGGTGTTCCCTATGAGAATTACAGCGAGCTGCCCTTTGCCCAAATGGTCGCGAAGAAGTATCATACGGATCATTTTGAAGAGACTATTTACCCTTCGTTGATCAAGGTGTTGCCGGAATTGATTTGGCACTTGGACGAACCCTCTGATCCTCTCTCCGCTTGTATGTATTACATCTCGGAGATGGCACACAGAGAAGTGAAGGTAGTATTGGGTGGTGACGGCGGCGATGAGCTTTTCGGAGGGTATGATCGATACTACGGAAACAGGTACGTGGAGTATTATGCAATATTACCTGAAACCCTTCGTAGACATGTTATGAGCCGAGTCCTACGTCTTATGCCCGATGGCTTTTGGTACAAGAGCTTGAGTCACAAGCTGAAGTGGTTAAATCAGTTATCTTTCTTGCGAGGAGGACTGCGCTACGCCCAAAGTTTGAGTTATTTCTACTTCACGGAGGAATACCGTCAGATTCTCTACGGCGACCGGCTACACCATGGATTAGATGGATTTGACCCGCTCGAAATCATTCGTTCTTACTTCGATTGTGACAATGCATCAGAGCCTTTGGATAAAATGTTGTTTGCTGATAGCATGGTTCGCCTGCCCGACCATTCTGTGATGATACTTGATCGTACCACCATGGCCCACGGTCTTGAGGCTCGCTCCCCCTTCATGGATCATAAACTGGCGGAATTTGTTGCGCGTATCCCGGCGTCGTTGAAAGTGCGAGGCCACACGCTACGCTATATCCAGACAAGGTTAGCGGGGAGATATTTGCCAATTGAGTTGTTGCAAAGGAAGAAACAAGGGTTTTCATCGGCTCTTCCTTACTTGCTCGCAAACGAATTTCAGAAACTTTTTGAGACTTTTCTCTCTGATTCTCACCTAGTTCATGACGGCTACTTAAGAGAAGAACCAATAAGACATCTGCTTGCAGAACATCTACAGAGAAAAGTGGATCATGGCAATCGACTCTGGCTATTATGCAATGCGGAGATTTGGTATCGAATGGGTATCGAAGGTTGGACTAGAGAGCGACTGAAAGAGCAGCTGGTTAACCCTACCGGCTTACCGTCAGAACAAAATCATGTACAAGCTCGATAA
- a CDS encoding serine hydrolase domain-containing protein, giving the protein MKRLFLLSRVNMSTALAILAFLAFVIALIIGFNLFPTYQKFSKFLSKYNLTFPWTSPNTKWEMATPESMGVDGRRLNLFKDDLIARKTRALLLVRKDKIILEWYAPGYGPNTLHGTASLAKVLAGSMLLLLVLGDGRIVIDDPAWNYIPAWKDHPFKSNITIRHLITHTSGIEDANEPGKPKEELTEWKGTYWRNLSERFPIAITKAPVIFPPGSRYAYSNPGAKVGQLMLNRGEWKGKQLLDPVLVDRALSSFGGGPEVEIPLGHPEPGFYWWVNSNGALTSLPHDAFIAAGGGHQILLVVPSLELVLVRFGGSLGSGQLPGLGGAFWRNLENYLFRPLMDILGNRSSRVGMSKVFDAQKEMIQLIISEKQMKCSIRYFNI; this is encoded by the coding sequence ATGAAGCGTCTTTTCCTTTTATCGAGGGTAAATATGTCAACTGCGCTGGCAATACTAGCTTTTTTAGCCTTTGTGATAGCTCTTATAATAGGTTTTAATCTTTTTCCTACATACCAAAAATTTTCTAAATTCCTCAGTAAGTACAACCTAACATTTCCTTGGACCAGTCCCAATACGAAGTGGGAGATGGCTACGCCGGAAAGCATGGGGGTTGACGGTCGAAGGCTTAACCTATTCAAAGACGATTTAATTGCCAGAAAAACAAGAGCCTTATTGCTGGTGAGGAAAGATAAGATCATTTTAGAGTGGTATGCGCCAGGTTACGGACCGAACACTTTGCATGGGACCGCTTCGTTAGCAAAGGTTCTTGCCGGTAGTATGTTATTGCTCCTTGTGTTAGGAGATGGACGAATCGTTATAGATGATCCTGCTTGGAATTATATACCTGCATGGAAGGACCACCCGTTTAAATCTAATATAACAATCCGTCATCTGATCACACATACTTCGGGAATCGAGGATGCGAATGAACCAGGAAAACCTAAAGAAGAACTAACGGAATGGAAAGGAACCTACTGGCGAAATCTGTCTGAGCGATTTCCGATCGCCATTACTAAAGCGCCCGTAATTTTCCCTCCCGGTTCTAGGTATGCTTATAGCAATCCCGGAGCAAAAGTAGGGCAGCTAATGCTGAATAGAGGTGAATGGAAAGGAAAACAACTCTTAGACCCGGTATTGGTCGACAGAGCGTTGTCATCATTTGGCGGCGGACCGGAGGTTGAGATACCATTAGGCCATCCCGAACCCGGTTTCTATTGGTGGGTGAACTCAAATGGTGCTCTAACTTCTCTCCCCCATGATGCCTTTATCGCTGCTGGTGGAGGACACCAGATTTTGCTGGTGGTTCCTAGCCTCGAGCTAGTGCTAGTACGGTTTGGAGGATCGCTCGGCAGCGGTCAGTTACCTGGACTTGGTGGTGCGTTCTGGAGAAATTTGGAGAATTACTTATTCAGGCCTCTAATGGATATATTGGGTAATCGATCTTCCAGAGTAGGGATGAGTAAGGTCTTTGATGCTCAGAAAGAGATGATTCAGCTTATTATCTCAGAAAAGCAAATGAAATGTTCGATTAGGTACTTTAATATTTAG
- a CDS encoding DUF4185 domain-containing protein has product MRNICLCIILFVIIGCGGDGRDGAESFSSPHPRSLLITGISFDWSTHKRLAPGSDNWAITWADDGHQYTVWGDGGGFGGTNKDGRVSLGVARIEGSKNDYKGFNVWGGKNAENPAQFEGKSEGIISIGGSLYMWRNGDGSGSDAFKFSRLYKSTNRGATWTYTGVEFNQGTQADLGFFAPCFLQFGQDYKGARDNFVYIYAPNIKQLQWDVQFPGEITLMRVPIAAIENQGEYEFFSGLDDNGNPTWTSNINNRKPVFQDPNGVMRTSVSYNQPLDKYFLVTEHVSRAKGNIGIFEADEPWGPWRTVLYEMAFGAPNIEPNTFYWNFSNKWLSADGRNFVLVFTGKEFNDSWNTLEGTFLLSK; this is encoded by the coding sequence ATGAGGAATATTTGTTTATGTATCATTCTATTTGTAATAATTGGTTGCGGTGGAGATGGCAGGGATGGAGCAGAATCGTTTAGTTCTCCTCATCCTCGGAGTTTGCTAATTACCGGTATCTCCTTTGATTGGTCAACCCATAAAAGGCTGGCTCCAGGCAGTGATAATTGGGCAATTACCTGGGCAGATGATGGTCATCAATATACAGTCTGGGGCGATGGCGGCGGTTTTGGGGGTACCAATAAAGACGGACGTGTATCTCTAGGTGTTGCCCGAATAGAGGGGTCTAAGAACGACTACAAGGGGTTTAATGTCTGGGGTGGGAAGAATGCAGAAAACCCAGCTCAGTTTGAGGGCAAAAGCGAAGGGATCATTTCAATCGGGGGCTCGCTATACATGTGGCGGAATGGCGATGGGTCAGGCAGCGACGCCTTTAAATTCTCCAGGCTTTATAAATCGACCAATCGTGGTGCAACCTGGACGTATACCGGGGTGGAGTTTAACCAAGGAACACAGGCTGATCTGGGTTTCTTCGCTCCTTGTTTTTTGCAGTTTGGGCAGGATTATAAGGGTGCTAGGGACAATTTCGTTTATATCTACGCTCCCAATATTAAACAACTTCAATGGGACGTTCAGTTCCCCGGCGAGATAACTCTGATGAGGGTACCGATAGCCGCCATTGAAAATCAGGGTGAGTATGAGTTTTTTTCTGGCTTGGATGACAATGGAAATCCAACCTGGACGTCTAATATTAACAACCGCAAGCCGGTGTTTCAGGACCCCAACGGTGTGATGAGGACCAGTGTAAGCTATAATCAACCCCTGGATAAGTATTTTCTCGTCACCGAGCATGTTAGTAGAGCTAAAGGAAATATAGGTATATTCGAAGCCGACGAGCCCTGGGGTCCTTGGAGAACAGTGCTTTATGAAATGGCATTTGGAGCCCCGAATATAGAACCGAACACATTCTATTGGAACTTCTCGAACAAGTGGCTGAGCGCAGATGGAAGGAACTTCGTGCTTGTCTTTACCGGAAAAGAATTCAACGACTCTTGGAATACCCTAGAAGGCACATTCTTGTTATCGAAGTAG
- a CDS encoding acyltransferase has protein sequence MYKLDKYKYFVQVVKSNPSELLRLVSIGLTTAKYRYLKRCVGKGTIVEPKTEIINSANVRIGNDCLLKEAIYIRAGTEGKVIIGDRAAINGFCRLFGHGSIEIGEDTQIGPCCLITTTDHDYRGHLETSFKPVVIGKGVWVGANVTILPGVEIGDYAVIGAGAVVTKSIPPRSIAVGVPAKVVKTID, from the coding sequence ATGTACAAGCTCGATAAATATAAATATTTTGTTCAGGTGGTTAAGAGCAATCCTTCTGAACTGCTTCGACTGGTGAGCATCGGCCTAACAACTGCTAAATATCGCTATCTGAAGCGTTGCGTAGGCAAAGGAACGATAGTCGAGCCAAAAACCGAGATTATAAATTCCGCAAATGTGCGCATCGGTAACGACTGTCTGTTGAAGGAGGCCATTTATATTAGAGCTGGTACTGAAGGAAAGGTAATAATCGGAGACCGCGCTGCCATAAACGGCTTCTGCCGGCTGTTTGGCCATGGGTCTATCGAGATCGGCGAAGATACGCAAATCGGTCCCTGCTGTCTTATTACTACCACGGACCATGATTACCGAGGACATTTGGAAACGAGCTTTAAACCCGTGGTAATTGGGAAAGGTGTATGGGTTGGGGCAAATGTTACAATATTGCCTGGGGTAGAAATTGGAGACTATGCGGTTATCGGCGCTGGGGCGGTTGTTACGAAGAGCATACCCCCTCGATCAATAGCTGTAGGAGTACCCGCCAAGGTGGTTAAAACGATCGATTAG
- a CDS encoding GMC family oxidoreductase translates to MRKLSRRSFLIGLAGAASAVASWLSFPRLRELFPGLYNRLLQKPGNLPSPSLRLYSPKDLNQSGQFDVCIIGSGPAGSVLAMSLAHNGSKILILESGLDLSHSDPRVQKLDVYRSSGPVTYPVVATRLRALGGASNLWTGRCSRLHPLDFEKNAYTPDDAHWPITYDQLEPYYERAEKTLRVRGGHLSNYHPPRKNALPLPPDTDIAALKSLMRKAGITVDYSSTSTGRFGKGPVKTARDLLPDISISPNARIISGVTVTELVPDPDGRIVNVVVKTLDGESRQIRARVYVIACGALESTRLLLLSRSQTFPEGIGNRYNLVGSCFTEHPNLIFSGKITYDKPPPHFQLGRSHQFYEQFKKQGMGSVILAFYWEPKTPGILKIAATLEMRPMDKNLVSLASDLKDYFGSPGLDVSLSFSDDDIRTMDHARSLVKSIYSELGGGDVQEEPMSWSHHHIGTCRMGDDPKRSVVDRNLRVHDSPNLYVASSAVFVTGGAAHPTLSITALSHRLADHLIARLRDENI, encoded by the coding sequence ATGCGTAAACTTAGCCGCAGGTCTTTTCTGATCGGCCTGGCTGGTGCTGCCTCCGCAGTTGCCAGTTGGCTTTCGTTCCCTCGGTTAAGGGAATTATTCCCAGGCTTATACAATAGGTTATTACAAAAACCGGGCAATCTACCCAGTCCCAGCCTGCGCCTATATTCGCCAAAAGACCTAAATCAATCCGGTCAGTTTGACGTTTGCATCATCGGTTCTGGACCAGCCGGGTCGGTGCTGGCTATGAGCTTAGCCCATAATGGTTCTAAGATACTAATTCTGGAGTCGGGGCTGGATTTGAGTCATTCTGATCCACGGGTCCAAAAGCTCGATGTTTACCGCAGTTCAGGTCCTGTCACGTACCCGGTGGTAGCGACCCGGTTACGTGCCTTGGGCGGTGCATCGAACCTCTGGACCGGAAGGTGCTCCCGGCTTCACCCCTTAGATTTCGAGAAGAATGCTTATACACCTGACGACGCCCATTGGCCAATCACCTACGACCAACTCGAGCCTTATTACGAGAGGGCAGAAAAGACGTTGCGTGTACGGGGAGGACATTTATCAAATTATCATCCCCCTAGGAAAAATGCCCTTCCTTTACCCCCTGATACAGACATCGCTGCGCTGAAGTCGTTGATGAGAAAAGCGGGCATCACGGTTGACTACTCGTCAACATCTACCGGAAGGTTTGGGAAAGGACCGGTCAAGACAGCTAGGGATTTACTCCCGGATATATCCATATCTCCCAACGCCAGAATAATATCCGGAGTTACGGTTACCGAACTGGTTCCTGATCCAGACGGTCGAATTGTGAATGTGGTGGTTAAAACTCTGGACGGGGAGAGCAGACAGATAAGAGCGCGTGTTTATGTAATCGCTTGCGGAGCCCTGGAAAGCACCCGTCTCCTTCTCCTTTCTCGTTCGCAAACATTTCCTGAGGGTATAGGTAATAGATATAATCTGGTCGGGAGCTGTTTTACCGAGCACCCGAATCTGATTTTTAGCGGAAAGATTACCTACGATAAACCTCCCCCTCACTTCCAGTTGGGCCGTAGCCATCAGTTCTACGAGCAGTTTAAGAAGCAGGGTATGGGAAGTGTGATTTTGGCTTTCTACTGGGAGCCAAAGACACCAGGGATTCTGAAAATTGCGGCCACATTGGAGATGCGCCCCATGGACAAAAACCTAGTGTCTCTCGCCTCGGATTTGAAAGATTATTTTGGTAGCCCTGGGCTGGACGTTTCTCTCAGTTTCTCGGATGATGACATCAGGACTATGGATCATGCCCGGTCGTTAGTTAAGAGCATCTATTCTGAGCTTGGAGGCGGGGATGTCCAGGAGGAGCCAATGTCCTGGTCGCATCACCACATTGGCACCTGTCGTATGGGTGATGATCCCAAAAGAAGCGTCGTGGACCGGAACCTCCGTGTTCATGATTCACCAAATCTTTATGTTGCAAGCAGTGCGGTTTTTGTGACAGGCGGTGCAGCCCATCCTACATTGTCTATAACCGCATTATCCCACAGGTTAGCGGATCATCTCATTGCAAGATTGAGGGATGAAAATATATAA
- a CDS encoding lysylphosphatidylglycerol synthase transmembrane domain-containing protein, with protein MSQYGHTHAVTKKGGRKFLWLRIFLSVVLILFLLYTIDLGEIADIVSRCNFTYVLLAYFIALCDRVLMAYKWNILLKAKGIRIPLINITGTYLISTFLGLFLPATIGGDALRAYAVSKEGHSATNVISSIIIERALGFIALFIFVLISIVLSIFVFGQNFFEGIWKLFWLFLVLLVLSIFLIYFSFSESALNRLGFLFRWFERIHKYRIVQKLKEVYISYRSFQDDRTTLSIFLLLSLVENLFPLLWTYSLSLAFNIEVPLLYFFILIPIVLVLVRLPISFDGIGIQEGAFVYFLALIGVAKSEGLLLGISSHIIAVMSVLPGAVLYCVSGVNFRIPRYEGEGELSQISADLKKDVLSEK; from the coding sequence ATGAGTCAGTATGGTCATACTCATGCGGTGACGAAAAAAGGCGGTAGAAAATTTCTATGGTTGAGAATATTTCTGAGTGTGGTTTTGATCCTTTTTCTTCTTTACACAATCGACCTCGGGGAAATCGCTGATATCGTCTCGCGATGTAATTTCACTTACGTGCTACTAGCTTATTTTATTGCCCTATGCGACCGCGTCCTTATGGCTTACAAGTGGAACATTCTGCTGAAAGCAAAAGGTATAAGGATTCCTCTAATAAATATCACCGGTACCTATCTAATTTCTACCTTCCTGGGATTATTTCTGCCCGCTACGATTGGCGGAGATGCACTCAGGGCTTATGCTGTATCGAAAGAGGGACATAGCGCAACTAACGTTATTTCTTCAATCATTATAGAAAGAGCGTTGGGTTTTATAGCCCTTTTCATCTTTGTCCTGATAAGTATTGTGCTGAGCATTTTTGTATTCGGACAAAACTTTTTCGAAGGTATATGGAAGTTGTTTTGGTTGTTTTTAGTGCTTTTGGTCTTATCTATTTTCTTAATTTATTTTTCTTTTAGCGAATCTGCTTTGAACCGTTTAGGTTTTTTGTTTCGCTGGTTTGAAAGAATTCATAAATATAGAATAGTTCAAAAGCTAAAAGAGGTTTACATATCGTATAGAAGCTTTCAGGACGATAGGACTACTTTGAGTATTTTTCTGCTTCTTTCTTTGGTAGAAAACCTGTTTCCGCTTTTGTGGACCTATTCGCTGTCGTTGGCCTTTAACATTGAAGTCCCACTTTTATACTTTTTCATCTTGATCCCTATAGTGCTAGTGCTAGTGCGTCTACCTATTTCTTTCGATGGCATCGGAATTCAGGAGGGTGCCTTCGTATATTTTCTAGCGCTTATCGGCGTAGCAAAGTCTGAGGGGCTCCTTTTGGGTATTTCAAGCCATATTATAGCGGTTATGTCTGTTTTGCCCGGAGCTGTATTGTATTGTGTAAGTGGGGTTAATTTTCGTATACCACGATATGAGGGAGAAGGAGAATTATCCCAGATATCTGCAGACTTGAAAAAAGATGTTTTAAGCGAGAAATAA